A stretch of DNA from Pirellulales bacterium:
TTCCCCAGTGGCCGCGCCGCCCGCGGGCATCCGCTGGCGAGGCGGCGTCGCCATCGTGGTGTTGACGTTGTTGGCGATCGGCGGCGTGTTTGTCGTCATCGGCGATCAGCAAATGCGCGTGCTGATTCCCCAGCTCTTGGCCATCCTCGGCGCGGCTTTGCTGGTGCTTTGGTTTGTCTTTCTCTCCGGTGCGACGCTCCGTTCACGGTTGCTGGTCGCGGTGATCGCCCTCGCGGGCTTGGGCGGTCTCAAGGCGTGTACGCGCCGTGTCGGCCTCACCGGCGATTTCTGGCTCGATTTCACCTGGCGCTGGGAACCGCAGGCCACGACGGTGGCCACGAACGCGACTCAGGTCGATCTGCGCTCGACGACGCCGCACGATTTTCCGCAGTTCCTCGGCGTTCACCGCGACTGCCACGTGCCGGGCGTCCGGCTCGACGGCGATTGGACGCAGCACGCGCCGCGTCTGCTCTGGAAGCTGCCCATTGGCGAGGGCTGGTCGGGATTCGCGGTCGTGGGTCCCTATGCGCTGACGCAGGAGCTCCGCGGTCCGAACGAATGCACGTTGTGCTACGAAATCGCCACCGGCCGCATTTGCTGGACCCGCGAAGGCAAGGCCGGCATGATCTCGGCGATCGGCGGCAACGGGCCCCGCTGCACGCCGACCATCGTGGACGGGCGCGTCTACGTGTACAGTTCGCTCGGCGAATTGGCTTGCCTGGATGGTTCGACGGGCAAGGAAATCTGGTCGCGCGATGTGATCGCCGACTACGGGGGCGCGGTCGTCCAGTGGGGGATGAGCAGTTCACCCCTGGTCTACGGCAACCTGGTAATCGTGGTCACCGGCGGCACGCGCAGCAACACGCTCGCGGCCTACGACATCCAGTCGGGCAGCCCGCGCTGGGCGGCCGGAAGCGACCTGTCGGGCTACGCTTCGGCAGGCGTGGCCAAGCTGTTGGGCCGTGAGCAGATCCTCATACTGAACAACAAGACGATCACGAGCCACGATCCTGAAACAGGGACCGAGCTGTGGTCGTATTCCTGGCCTGGCGACAATTCGAAGTGTTCGCAGCCGGTTGCCATCGGCGAGGACCGCGTGTTCATCTCCAGCGGCTACGGCGTGGGCAGCGCGCTCTTCCGGTTGACCACCGACCCGGCGGGCAAGATCACGACGGAAACCATTTGGCGCAACAAGAACGTCATGAAGACCAAGTTCACTAACGTTGCCATTCAAGACGGCTACGTTTACGGTCTCGACGACGGCATCCTCTCATGCGTCGCATTGGAAACCGGCCAGCGCCGCTGGAAGCAGGGCCGTTACGGCCATGGGCAGATTCTGCTGGTCGGCGAGCATCTCGTCGTGCAGACCGAGCCGGGCGAAGTCGTCCTCGTGGCGGCGGACCCGGCCAAGCATCGCGAGCTGGGGCGCGTGGCCGCGCTGTCGAGCAAGACTTGGAACACGCTGGCCGTGGCGGGCAAGTATCTGCTGGTTCGTAATGACAAGGAGGCGGCCTGCTTCGAGCTGCCCTTGGCGGCCGCACAGATCAGCGGACCATAGCGGACAACGCCACCGCCGGGCGCGATGGCCGACGTTGTTCGATCTGCCGGAGCAGCGCCGCAATTTCGGAGTTCTCGGGGCGGAGCCCTGCGGCAGCCGCGGCTTGTTCGAAGGCTTCGTCCCAGCGCCCAAGCCGGGCGAGCACATTGGCCAGCCCTTGCCGCGCGAAGAACTCGTCAGGCGCCAGCTCCAGAGCGGCCCGGAAATGCCGTTCGGCATCCGCCATTTCGCCGGTCGAAAGCCGGCACACGCCCAACGCCGTAGCCGCCTGAGCGCGCAAACCAGGCAAGGCATCGGGCGGCGCCGTTTCGCCGGCACGTGCTAGCGACGCGACGGCCGCGTCGGTCCGCCCGCTGTGCAAGTCGATCAGTCCCTGGACCAGCGCGGCAAGTCCCTCGAGTGGCTGCCGGCGATGGTCCTTCGTCAGCACTCGGTCTGCTCCCTGCACGTCACCCTGCGCCAGCAGCAGCAGCGCCTGTCGGCCCACGCTCGTCGAATCGTGCGTTGCCCCTTGCGCTTGTTTCAGCTCTTCTCGGAGCCAAAGTTCCGCCGCGGCAGGATCGGCGAACAGCTCGCGGCGCGGCGTGCCCGGCAGGGGGATATACGCCGGCCGCCGATGGCCCTCTCGGCGGCTCCATTCCTGGACTGTTTGCGATGTATCGATGCGCGTCGCGCGATCCAGGCACAAGTTGGCGGCTTCGAACCAGCATCCGTGGTCGAACAACCAGCGGAGATACGCCTGCTCGATGGCGTCGGCCTGAGGTATCCGTACCAGGGTCTCGCGGAGCACGCGCGCCGCGCGGAGGGGGTCGTCGCGTTGTTCGTAGTAATCGCGCAACAGCAGTGCCCAATGCACCGGATCGGCCGGCGTCCACAGCCGGTCCAGGTACCAGCGCGCCAAGGCACCTTCCGCATCCCCGGCGGGCAGGGTCGGGCGAAACACCACCAGCGGCGAAGCCTGGCGATCGTCGAACAGAAGCTCTTCGCCCGTTTGTGGCGAGGGCAACACGAACGATCGCGAGTACTCGCTGAACGAGTTCCCCTCGTCGACGACGATGATGCGCTGCGGCCGATCGACAAACACCGCCTGTTCGATGTCCTGAAACGCCGGGTAGGCCCGTGAAAAGCCGTTGACCGAGTAGCCGGACAAGGGGCGCTCGACGAATCCCAGGCGCGGCATGGCCAGCATGTGCGGAAACGGCCACGCGGCCAGAATCGGCTCCTGGGGATTCGCGGCCACTAGTGCCCGCACCGCCGCGAGGTTGGCGCGTTGATCGGCCCGGTATTCCAGGCTTCGCTCGAGCAACGCGCCCGTGCGGCCGAGACGCTCGCCATGCGCCGCAATCAAGTCGGGGTAGAACCGGCCGTACTGATTTCCCAGGTTCAGCGCGCAGCATACGGCCAGGATTCCGATCGGCACCAGCCGCCAGGCGATCTGCGCGGCCAGCGCCGTAGTCAGGAAAATCCACAGCAGCGGAACCGTAGGCAACAGATAGCGCGGCAGGAAGATAATTCGCGTGATCGACCACAACATTCCCACGCACAGGATCGCGGCGAAGACCGCCGCGCCGTTCTGCGCGAAATGCTGCCCGAGCGTGCCGCGCCGCCACGCGACCACGCTCCAAACAACGGCCAAGGCGCTCGCCGCGAGATAGCCCATCCCGAGATCTGGACACCACGTCCAAATAGCCGCCAGGCCCAGGTCTCGGGATCGAAACGCCGTCGTCATCTGCCAGCCCAACTGTCCTCCCCAGGAGATGGCAGCGGTCTCGCAGACCACGAGCAGCGCGGCAACCAGCATCCAGACGACCGGCGGCCGACGCCCGGTGTGGCGCGCCAGGACGAGGCCGCCAATCCAATAGGCCAACAAGGCGACCGCAACCAACGACCCCGTCGCCTTAACCAGGAACGCCACTGCGGCGGCCGCGCAGGCCCAGGCGGGGCGCTCCCGGTCAATCGACCAGAGTGCCAGCGTGCAGCACAAAGCCAGAGGCAGGTCCATGCCCAGCATTTCCATCTGCGCGCTGAACATCGGCGTCGTCGCCACGCACCCAGCCGCGAGGACCGCCGCCACCGTACCGCAGCGCTGCCGGAGCAGATCGATCACCAGGACCAACAAGATCGCCGAGCAAGCCAGGGTGACTAGGTGCGCCACCAAGAGAACGGATGCGCTCGAAGGCAGCGTCC
This window harbors:
- a CDS encoding glycosyltransferase family 39 protein, with the translated sequence MPEASQRDCESAARWPLGCWQLFSLAVVLLTALLAASRWEILRWPPYWDFAIGLWAEASFLADTDFDYARLRYEERPIGEGGTRCYVTSIVPTLVAIAMRTLPSSASVLLVAHLVTLACSAILLVLVIDLLRQRCGTVAAVLAAGCVATTPMFSAQMEMLGMDLPLALCCTLALWSIDRERPAWACAAAAVAFLVKATGSLVAVALLAYWIGGLVLARHTGRRPPVVWMLVAALLVVCETAAISWGGQLGWQMTTAFRSRDLGLAAIWTWCPDLGMGYLAASALAVVWSVVAWRRGTLGQHFAQNGAAVFAAILCVGMLWSITRIIFLPRYLLPTVPLLWIFLTTALAAQIAWRLVPIGILAVCCALNLGNQYGRFYPDLIAAHGERLGRTGALLERSLEYRADQRANLAAVRALVAANPQEPILAAWPFPHMLAMPRLGFVERPLSGYSVNGFSRAYPAFQDIEQAVFVDRPQRIIVVDEGNSFSEYSRSFVLPSPQTGEELLFDDRQASPLVVFRPTLPAGDAEGALARWYLDRLWTPADPVHWALLLRDYYEQRDDPLRAARVLRETLVRIPQADAIEQAYLRWLFDHGCWFEAANLCLDRATRIDTSQTVQEWSRREGHRRPAYIPLPGTPRRELFADPAAAELWLREELKQAQGATHDSTSVGRQALLLLAQGDVQGADRVLTKDHRRQPLEGLAALVQGLIDLHSGRTDAAVASLARAGETAPPDALPGLRAQAATALGVCRLSTGEMADAERHFRAALELAPDEFFARQGLANVLARLGRWDEAFEQAAAAAGLRPENSEIAALLRQIEQRRPSRPAVALSAMVR
- a CDS encoding PQQ-like beta-propeller repeat protein, producing MSDDLTSATSASSPVAAPPAGIRWRGGVAIVVLTLLAIGGVFVVIGDQQMRVLIPQLLAILGAALLVLWFVFLSGATLRSRLLVAVIALAGLGGLKACTRRVGLTGDFWLDFTWRWEPQATTVATNATQVDLRSTTPHDFPQFLGVHRDCHVPGVRLDGDWTQHAPRLLWKLPIGEGWSGFAVVGPYALTQELRGPNECTLCYEIATGRICWTREGKAGMISAIGGNGPRCTPTIVDGRVYVYSSLGELACLDGSTGKEIWSRDVIADYGGAVVQWGMSSSPLVYGNLVIVVTGGTRSNTLAAYDIQSGSPRWAAGSDLSGYASAGVAKLLGREQILILNNKTITSHDPETGTELWSYSWPGDNSKCSQPVAIGEDRVFISSGYGVGSALFRLTTDPAGKITTETIWRNKNVMKTKFTNVAIQDGYVYGLDDGILSCVALETGQRRWKQGRYGHGQILLVGEHLVVQTEPGEVVLVAADPAKHRELGRVAALSSKTWNTLAVAGKYLLVRNDKEAACFELPLAAAQISGP